In Bacillus cereus ATCC 14579, a single window of DNA contains:
- a CDS encoding MDR family MFS transporter: MKGKLQHIHPLGMSIILGTLFARFATSMSIPFLAIYLTTVKGVSAGMTGAIIGTSALVGVFASFIGGNLSDRFGRKTIMLWSMIVWIFVFIGFSLADHVLSFFLLNALNGLCRSFFEPTSRALLSDLTKPEYRLLVYNLRYGAINVGVAIGPIVGLQIGSAKSTIPFLVAAGVYILYTAILAFQFKKYPMEKKKVSTEKPVTMLNAMRILRKDIVFLVALVGIILSNCGFSHLTTTVSQYFANAHIFEDGVKLFSYMLALNAIVVVIIQYPVIQMCKKYTPLTSIMVGTLFVSGGLFGFGIVESMLGAAVCTIIFTIGEVLMFSMTDVFIDDIAVAHLKGTYFGAMGFSGIGAVIGPWFGGVLLDYYGYQNGFAVFSALAIFSTVAFPVLLVTKGLSKKRYDRNSNIEMHAK, from the coding sequence ATGAAGGGGAAGTTACAGCATATTCATCCGCTTGGAATGAGTATTATTTTAGGGACATTGTTTGCTAGGTTTGCAACTTCAATGAGTATCCCTTTTTTAGCGATTTATTTAACGACTGTTAAAGGTGTATCAGCTGGAATGACTGGTGCTATTATCGGAACGAGTGCACTTGTTGGTGTTTTTGCTAGTTTTATCGGAGGGAATTTATCAGATCGATTTGGCCGGAAAACAATTATGCTCTGGTCCATGATCGTTTGGATTTTTGTGTTTATAGGTTTTTCACTTGCGGATCATGTTTTAAGTTTCTTTTTATTAAACGCTTTAAATGGATTATGTAGGTCGTTTTTTGAGCCAACATCAAGAGCATTATTATCAGATTTAACAAAGCCTGAGTATCGGTTACTCGTCTATAACTTACGATACGGTGCAATAAATGTTGGAGTTGCTATTGGACCAATTGTTGGATTACAGATTGGAAGTGCAAAATCAACAATTCCTTTTTTAGTAGCAGCTGGGGTATATATTCTATATACAGCTATATTAGCGTTCCAATTTAAGAAGTATCCAATGGAAAAAAAGAAAGTGAGTACAGAAAAACCTGTTACAATGTTAAATGCAATGCGTATATTGCGAAAAGATATAGTATTTTTAGTTGCTTTAGTCGGTATTATTTTGAGTAATTGCGGTTTTTCACATTTAACGACGACAGTATCTCAATATTTTGCAAATGCACATATATTTGAGGATGGGGTGAAGCTATTCTCATATATGCTCGCTTTAAATGCAATTGTTGTAGTGATTATCCAATACCCTGTTATTCAAATGTGCAAAAAGTATACACCGTTAACATCCATTATGGTTGGGACTTTATTTGTGAGCGGGGGATTATTTGGCTTTGGAATAGTAGAATCTATGCTAGGTGCTGCCGTTTGTACAATTATTTTTACAATTGGAGAAGTCTTAATGTTTTCGATGACGGATGTATTTATTGATGATATTGCTGTTGCGCATCTAAAAGGAACATACTTCGGTGCGATGGGTTTCTCGGGAATTGGAGCAGTAATAGGTCCGTGGTTTGGAGGAGTACTTCTCGATTACTACGGGTACCAAAATGGGTTTGCAGTATTTTCAGCACTAGCTATATTTTCAACTGTGGCATTTCCTGTGCTTTTAGTTACAAAAGGTTTATCGAAAAAAAGATATGATAGAAATTCTAATATAGAAATGCATGCGAAATAA